The Pseudodesulfovibrio sp. zrk46 genome contains a region encoding:
- a CDS encoding YbaB/EbfC family nucleoid-associated protein, translating to MKEMIRQAQVMQRKMSDKQEELKQTIVEASSGGGMVTVKANCGQEVSEIIIEDSVMESGDKEMLQDLVLTATNEALKKSKEVMEKELSSITGGMSIPGMF from the coding sequence ATGAAAGAAATGATCCGTCAGGCCCAGGTTATGCAGCGCAAAATGAGCGATAAGCAGGAAGAGTTAAAGCAGACCATCGTGGAAGCATCCAGTGGTGGCGGCATGGTTACTGTTAAGGCTAACTGTGGTCAGGAGGTGTCTGAAATTATTATAGAAGACTCTGTTATGGAATCCGGCGACAAAGAAATGCTTCAGGATTTGGTGCTGACTGCCACTAATGAAGCACTCAAAAAGTCCAAGGAAGTGATGGAAAAGGAGTTGTCCTCCATTACCGGGGGCATGAGCATCCCTGGCATGTTTTAA
- the recR gene encoding recombination mediator RecR, giving the protein MQNLPGPLKLVVEQLSSLPGIGPKSALRIALTLLKMPMEKASVVGQSILDLRKSLCLCDDCACLAESSPCAICADSTRDDDQLCLVPEWDALLAMEAMGIYKGKYLVLGGLLSPLDGVDPGQLEIDRLRRHLSSGRVHELILALGATLDAESTASYIKNMVETDFHNVNVSRLAQGIPMGGEVKFMDKETLKQSLVHRQKI; this is encoded by the coding sequence TTGCAGAATCTTCCTGGCCCACTTAAGTTGGTGGTGGAGCAATTGTCCTCTCTGCCGGGCATTGGCCCAAAGTCCGCACTCCGTATAGCCCTGACTCTACTCAAAATGCCCATGGAAAAGGCTAGCGTTGTTGGTCAGTCTATTCTTGACCTCAGAAAAAGCCTCTGTCTGTGTGACGATTGTGCCTGTCTTGCCGAATCCAGCCCTTGTGCTATCTGTGCCGATTCAACCCGTGACGACGACCAACTCTGTTTGGTCCCGGAGTGGGATGCATTGCTCGCCATGGAAGCGATGGGCATCTATAAAGGGAAATATCTTGTATTGGGGGGCTTGCTGTCTCCGTTGGATGGAGTAGATCCTGGTCAGTTGGAGATAGATCGTTTGCGACGTCATCTTAGTAGCGGTCGCGTCCATGAGTTGATTCTGGCTCTCGGTGCTACCTTAGATGCTGAATCCACGGCTTCGTATATCAAAAACATGGTTGAAACAGATTTCCACAATGTGAACGTAAGTCGCTTGGCTCAAGGCATCCCCATGGGAGGCGAGGTCAAGTTCATGGACAAGGAAACTTTAAAGCAATCCTTGGTACATCGACAAAAAATTTAG
- a CDS encoding ATP-dependent RecD-like DNA helicase encodes MNEELTYISGAEVQSVIYHNKDNGYTIARVRVKDEPGSISIVGIMGELVGGSTLDLHGKWTTHPKFGRQFEVKTFEEARPATENGVIKFLQSSIKGVGEKTASIMVEEYGVEVLDLLDEDPEELLNIRGISKKKLKDIIESWGKQREIKNLLVFLQTHKVPTTFAGKIFHIYGAQAESKLRENPYDLAYEIRGVGFRTADQMAMKLGFASDCAQRLEAAIVYHLFQYCERGGHMFILKDKLLDEVAKMLGAGDFNKLELALFSLEEKKRVRIEDLPEQHLNDAVYLMHFYHYENEITQRLYQLVSHPTPVSRKKIEKTLPRVENKLGFTLSEEQRDAVFKACSNKVFIVTGGPGTGKTTITKAIMLTLRELGLKIKQAAPTGRAAKRMAEATGHNSQTIHRLLQYQPDGGFHYCEDQKLRADVLVVDEASMVDAQLFLALLRAIPHTCRLILVGDVNQLPSVGPGNILSDLINSHRVPCAVLTYIFRQAQESFIVVNAHRINVGKFPRHHPQQAPEADFFWIPQEDTTKVQKLVLDSVCARIPERYGLDPLRDIQVLTPMHKGEVGTQALNVALQGRLNPPSPDKPELKRKFATYREGDRVIQLKNNYDKEVFNGDLGWILEVDPDSQELFIEFDGQRVIMESSELDELNLAYAVSVHKSQGSEYPAVVMPIVTQHFLLLQRNLLYTGLTRARELAVLIGSERAFQIGLHNATAGQRSTHLAHRLRTMFDQNRLI; translated from the coding sequence ATGAACGAAGAACTTACCTATATTTCCGGCGCGGAAGTTCAATCCGTCATATATCATAACAAGGATAATGGTTACACCATAGCCCGTGTGCGAGTTAAAGATGAACCGGGGTCAATCTCCATCGTGGGCATTATGGGTGAGCTAGTTGGCGGCTCAACACTAGATTTACATGGAAAATGGACTACCCACCCAAAGTTCGGACGGCAATTCGAGGTTAAAACTTTTGAAGAGGCTCGTCCTGCCACTGAAAATGGAGTCATCAAGTTCCTTCAGTCCTCTATTAAAGGCGTAGGTGAAAAAACTGCCTCCATCATGGTGGAAGAGTATGGTGTTGAAGTTCTTGATCTACTAGATGAAGACCCCGAAGAATTGCTCAACATCAGAGGCATTTCAAAGAAAAAACTTAAAGATATCATTGAGTCGTGGGGGAAGCAGCGGGAAATCAAAAATCTGCTTGTTTTCCTTCAAACCCACAAAGTGCCGACTACATTTGCTGGGAAAATTTTCCATATATATGGTGCACAGGCTGAGTCTAAGCTACGTGAAAATCCATATGATCTTGCATATGAAATAAGAGGTGTTGGTTTTCGAACAGCTGATCAAATGGCTATGAAGTTAGGATTTGCTTCTGACTGTGCCCAGAGGCTCGAGGCTGCAATTGTGTATCACCTATTCCAGTATTGCGAGCGCGGTGGACACATGTTTATCCTTAAGGACAAGCTGTTGGACGAAGTGGCCAAGATGCTAGGTGCTGGAGATTTTAATAAGCTTGAACTGGCCTTGTTCTCTTTGGAAGAAAAGAAACGGGTTCGCATAGAGGATTTGCCAGAGCAGCACTTAAATGACGCCGTGTATCTCATGCATTTCTATCATTATGAGAACGAGATAACTCAACGGCTGTATCAATTAGTGAGTCACCCTACACCGGTAAGTAGAAAAAAGATCGAAAAAACCTTGCCACGCGTCGAGAATAAGTTGGGTTTTACTTTGTCCGAAGAGCAGCGTGATGCTGTGTTCAAGGCTTGTAGCAACAAGGTCTTCATCGTCACTGGTGGGCCGGGCACGGGTAAGACCACCATCACCAAGGCAATTATGCTTACGCTTCGAGAGTTGGGGCTTAAGATTAAACAGGCCGCTCCTACAGGCCGTGCTGCCAAGCGAATGGCAGAAGCCACCGGGCATAATTCACAGACGATCCACCGCCTTCTGCAGTACCAACCTGACGGAGGATTTCACTATTGCGAAGATCAAAAACTGCGTGCTGATGTACTGGTCGTAGACGAAGCGAGCATGGTGGATGCGCAGCTATTCTTAGCTTTGTTACGCGCTATTCCACATACGTGTCGTCTGATCCTTGTGGGGGATGTAAACCAGCTTCCTAGCGTGGGCCCGGGTAATATACTTTCCGATCTCATCAATTCTCACCGTGTTCCCTGTGCCGTATTGACCTATATATTTCGCCAAGCGCAGGAAAGCTTCATCGTAGTCAATGCCCACCGCATTAATGTTGGTAAATTCCCGCGTCACCATCCGCAGCAGGCACCAGAAGCTGATTTCTTTTGGATTCCTCAAGAGGATACGACCAAGGTGCAAAAGCTTGTTTTGGACAGTGTTTGTGCTCGTATTCCTGAGCGATATGGTCTCGATCCATTACGGGATATTCAGGTGCTTACTCCGATGCATAAGGGCGAGGTAGGAACGCAAGCCCTGAATGTGGCATTGCAGGGACGCCTTAATCCTCCAAGCCCTGATAAGCCTGAACTCAAACGAAAATTTGCCACTTATCGTGAAGGCGACCGTGTTATCCAGCTTAAGAACAACTATGATAAGGAAGTGTTCAATGGTGATCTCGGATGGATCTTGGAGGTCGACCCAGATTCGCAGGAACTGTTTATTGAATTTGATGGGCAACGGGTGATCATGGAGTCGAGTGAATTGGACGAGTTGAATCTTGCTTATGCTGTTTCTGTCCACAAATCGCAGGGCAGTGAATACCCAGCGGTCGTTATGCCCATTGTGACGCAGCATTTTTTGCTTTTACAGCGAAATTTATTGTACACAGGTCTGACACGTGCACGTGAGTTGGCAGTGCTTATTGGTAGCGAACGAGCTTTTCAGATTGGTCTGCACAATGCTACGGCAGGGCAGCGCAGCACACACCTTGCGCATCGATTGCGCACTATGTTCGATCAGAATCGTCTGATTTGA
- a CDS encoding ferritin, which translates to MLSDKLEAALNEQMNWEIYSAHIYLSMSSHFAQEGLGGFSKWMFAQYQEEMFHALKFFDYINEAGGHARLGQIDAPQASWETPLAAFEEALEHEKGVTARINKIADLAMDERNHAVGIFLQWFISEQVEEEDSVGDIVGKLKMLGDGGGLFMLDRDLGVRVFTAPAE; encoded by the coding sequence ATGCTGAGTGATAAGCTTGAAGCCGCACTTAATGAACAAATGAACTGGGAGATATATTCTGCTCACATCTACCTCTCCATGTCCTCGCATTTTGCCCAGGAAGGACTTGGTGGTTTTTCCAAGTGGATGTTTGCCCAGTACCAAGAAGAAATGTTCCACGCCCTGAAGTTCTTTGATTATATTAATGAGGCTGGTGGTCATGCTAGACTCGGCCAAATCGATGCTCCTCAAGCTTCCTGGGAGACTCCTTTGGCTGCCTTTGAAGAGGCTCTAGAACATGAGAAAGGTGTAACCGCTCGTATCAATAAGATCGCAGACTTGGCTATGGACGAGCGTAACCACGCCGTTGGCATCTTCTTGCAGTGGTTTATCTCCGAGCAGGTTGAGGAGGAAGACAGCGTTGGTGATATCGTAGGTAAGCTGAAGATGCTCGGTGACGGTGGTGGGCTGTTCATGCTTGACCGTGACCTCGGCGTTCGAGTCTTTACTGCTCCCGCTGAATAA
- a CDS encoding 2-oxoacid:acceptor oxidoreductase subunit alpha, which translates to MSRQNINIVIGGAAGQGLATIGTLFSKAMTRSGYNVLVLQKYMSRVRGGHNTFAVRMGVDEIVSPTDEIDILVALNAETVNLHRGELAEDGIIICGDDIDKGDVSGLLIPFNDLASKPLFYNTVALGVLGSVLCQDICYFEQMLSEAFGKKGNEVVQANLDVLRIAFDWVKAKEAVYDCLPVPQYGENKLMLNGNEAIAMGALAAGCNFLSFYPMSPSTSIAQTLIGKGRGLGLKYEQVEDEIAAINMAIGASFAGARPIVTTSGGGFALMVEGVSLAAVSETPLVTAVVQRPGPATGMATRTEQADLNLVLYAGHGEFPRAIFAPATVEECFYLTHRAFDLAEQYQTPMFILSDQFLADSYQSVDVFDLDALPDIAKPMLTVGGGYKRYELTEDGVSPRLVPGFCETLVRGDSHEHDENGRITEDGENRIRQNSKRLVKGCGLWQDVIGPDYYGEKGADLVLLCWGTTLGACLEAAEQVDNHSVGVLHFKQVYPLREEQFMEFLEEAGEVVAVEGNATGQFARFLAQETGFRVGAYVLRFDGRIMTPQYVLRGLESIL; encoded by the coding sequence ATGTCGCGCCAGAACATTAATATTGTAATAGGCGGTGCGGCCGGACAGGGGCTTGCAACTATTGGAACCCTTTTCTCCAAGGCTATGACCCGATCCGGCTACAATGTGCTAGTCTTGCAAAAATATATGTCGCGTGTTCGCGGCGGCCACAACACCTTTGCTGTGCGCATGGGGGTGGATGAGATCGTTTCCCCAACCGATGAGATTGATATTTTGGTGGCTTTGAATGCCGAGACCGTGAATCTGCATCGTGGAGAATTAGCTGAGGACGGCATCATTATCTGCGGAGATGATATTGATAAAGGAGATGTTTCAGGTCTGCTCATCCCCTTCAATGATCTAGCCTCCAAGCCTTTATTTTATAATACCGTCGCATTGGGTGTACTTGGATCCGTTCTGTGTCAGGATATCTGCTATTTTGAGCAAATGTTAAGTGAGGCTTTCGGCAAAAAAGGCAATGAGGTGGTGCAGGCCAATTTAGATGTCCTACGAATTGCGTTTGATTGGGTGAAAGCGAAGGAAGCTGTGTATGATTGTTTACCAGTGCCCCAATATGGCGAAAACAAGTTGATGCTCAACGGTAACGAGGCCATTGCTATGGGAGCATTGGCTGCGGGATGTAATTTCCTTTCTTTTTACCCCATGTCTCCCTCCACTTCCATTGCTCAGACTCTCATTGGCAAGGGACGCGGATTGGGACTTAAATATGAGCAGGTGGAAGATGAGATTGCAGCCATAAATATGGCCATTGGTGCTTCCTTTGCTGGAGCGCGTCCCATTGTTACCACTTCGGGTGGCGGTTTTGCCCTTATGGTTGAGGGAGTCAGTCTGGCAGCTGTGTCGGAGACCCCATTGGTAACTGCAGTTGTGCAACGCCCTGGCCCGGCAACAGGTATGGCGACCCGCACCGAACAGGCAGACCTCAATCTAGTCCTATACGCCGGACATGGAGAATTCCCTCGCGCCATTTTTGCACCGGCTACAGTGGAGGAATGTTTCTACCTGACCCATCGTGCATTTGATCTGGCAGAGCAATATCAGACTCCCATGTTTATTTTATCAGATCAATTTTTAGCTGATTCCTATCAAAGTGTGGATGTTTTTGATCTTGATGCACTTCCTGATATCGCTAAGCCCATGCTGACAGTGGGTGGGGGATACAAACGCTATGAATTGACTGAAGATGGGGTGTCGCCCAGATTAGTGCCAGGATTTTGCGAAACGCTGGTTCGCGGTGATTCTCACGAGCATGATGAAAATGGCCGCATAACCGAAGATGGTGAGAATCGTATACGCCAGAACTCCAAACGGCTTGTTAAGGGATGCGGTCTTTGGCAGGACGTTATTGGCCCTGATTATTACGGAGAGAAAGGTGCAGATTTGGTGCTTCTATGCTGGGGAACAACGCTTGGTGCATGTTTGGAGGCGGCCGAACAAGTGGATAATCATTCTGTAGGGGTGCTTCATTTCAAGCAGGTTTATCCGCTTCGTGAAGAGCAATTTATGGAATTTCTTGAAGAAGCTGGTGAAGTGGTCGCTGTTGAGGGAAATGCCACAGGTCAATTTGCCCGTTTTTTGGCACAAGAGACCGGCTTTCGAGTTGGAGCGTATGTTTTGAGGTTTGACGGTCGGATTATGACCCCTCAATATGTCCTCAGGGGACTTGAAAGCATCCTTTAA
- a CDS encoding 2-oxoacid:ferredoxin oxidoreductase subunit beta, with product MANIDVYGEFETSWCPGCGNFSILKSLKEALAELDIPPHKLMVSSGIGQAAKMPHYINCHMFNGLHGRSLPVAQGMKMANPEMTVVCVSGDGCSYGEGGNHFTAAIRRNLDVTLLVHNNQIYGLTKGQASPTTARGHVTKAQPDGAASDAFNPVAVAIAQKAGFVARAFSGEPEHLVGTIKAAIEHDGFSLVDILQPCVSFNKINTFSWYKERAYILDNHDETDWCAALMKAGEFPDRIPLGVLYRKMEPHNGDGVLLAKHEYAKSDLKELLQSFA from the coding sequence ATGGCAAACATTGATGTATACGGCGAATTTGAGACCTCTTGGTGTCCAGGCTGCGGTAATTTCTCGATTTTGAAATCCTTGAAGGAGGCCTTGGCGGAGTTGGATATCCCTCCACATAAGCTTATGGTGTCTTCCGGAATTGGACAGGCTGCAAAGATGCCACATTATATAAATTGTCACATGTTTAACGGACTACATGGGCGCTCTCTGCCGGTGGCACAAGGTATGAAGATGGCAAATCCGGAAATGACAGTTGTCTGCGTATCCGGTGACGGTTGCTCTTATGGCGAAGGAGGTAATCATTTTACAGCGGCCATTCGGCGCAACTTGGATGTGACCTTGCTGGTGCACAATAATCAAATTTATGGACTCACCAAAGGGCAGGCTAGCCCGACAACTGCACGAGGGCATGTGACTAAAGCTCAGCCCGATGGCGCAGCTTCCGATGCGTTTAACCCGGTGGCTGTGGCAATTGCACAAAAGGCTGGATTTGTTGCCCGTGCCTTCAGTGGAGAGCCTGAGCATCTTGTCGGAACAATCAAGGCAGCAATTGAGCATGATGGTTTTTCCTTAGTGGATATTTTGCAGCCCTGTGTTTCCTTTAACAAAATCAATACATTCTCATGGTACAAAGAGCGTGCCTATATATTGGATAATCACGATGAAACCGACTGGTGCGCAGCATTGATGAAAGCTGGAGAGTTCCCCGATCGCATTCCCCTTGGTGTACTCTATCGCAAGATGGAACCACACAATGGGGATGGCGTATTACTCGCCAAGCACGAGTATGCGAAATCGGACCTGAAAGAATTACTGCAATCCTTTGCTTAG
- the ettA gene encoding energy-dependent translational throttle protein EttA: MSNEAEKIIYSMYKVTKRHGQREVLKDISLSYFYGAKIGVLGLNGSGKSSLLKILAGVDTEFDGETQVKDGFTIGYLEQEPLVDETRTVREIVEEGVGEIMDIIREYNEINEKFAEPMDDDEMNALIERQGQVGELMDAKGAWDIDSKLDMAMDSLRCPPGDTPVNVISGGEKRRVALCRLLLQSPDILLLDEPTNHLDADSVAWLEKFLSTFPGTVIAVTHDRYFLDNVAGWILELDRGRGIPWKGNYSSWLEQKQNRLAQEAKQDAERQKTLARELEWIKMSPKGRRAKGKARINAYEAMVSHESERLADDLQIYIPPGRHLGKQVVIAEGVSKTMGDKLLVEDMNFILPPNAIVGIIGPNGAGKSTLFKMIIGEEKPDSGEMIIGQTVDMAYADQNRDSLIPGKSVYEIISEGAEFIKLGERDINARAYCSRFNFTGSDQQKSVDVLSGGERNRVHMAQMLKSGSNVLLLDEPTNDLDVNTMRALEDGLENFAGCVLVISHDRWFLDRIATHIIAFEGDSKVVFVEGNYSDYVQDRKKRLGVDADQPHRIKFRKLTR, translated from the coding sequence ATGAGCAACGAAGCAGAAAAAATCATCTATTCGATGTACAAGGTGACTAAACGTCACGGTCAGCGTGAAGTGCTGAAAGATATTTCACTTTCCTATTTCTACGGAGCCAAGATCGGTGTGCTCGGTCTAAACGGTTCCGGTAAGAGTTCTCTGCTTAAAATTCTGGCAGGTGTGGATACCGAATTTGATGGTGAGACGCAGGTAAAGGATGGTTTCACTATCGGTTACCTTGAGCAGGAACCTTTGGTGGACGAAACCCGTACCGTGCGTGAAATCGTTGAAGAAGGTGTCGGAGAAATCATGGATATCATCCGTGAATACAACGAAATCAACGAAAAATTCGCCGAACCAATGGATGACGATGAGATGAACGCTCTTATCGAACGTCAGGGGCAGGTGGGTGAGCTCATGGATGCCAAAGGTGCATGGGATATTGATTCCAAGCTTGATATGGCCATGGATTCCCTGCGTTGCCCCCCCGGGGATACTCCGGTGAACGTCATTTCTGGTGGTGAAAAGCGTCGCGTAGCGCTTTGCCGTCTATTGCTTCAGTCTCCAGACATTCTACTTCTTGACGAACCCACCAACCACTTGGATGCCGACTCCGTTGCTTGGTTAGAAAAGTTTCTTTCCACCTTCCCTGGCACAGTAATCGCGGTTACTCATGATCGTTACTTTCTTGACAATGTGGCAGGGTGGATCCTTGAACTTGACCGTGGACGTGGCATACCTTGGAAGGGTAATTATTCCTCTTGGTTGGAACAGAAGCAGAATCGTTTGGCTCAAGAAGCGAAGCAGGATGCTGAACGCCAGAAGACGTTGGCCCGCGAACTTGAATGGATCAAAATGTCTCCCAAAGGGCGTAGAGCAAAGGGCAAGGCTCGCATTAATGCATACGAAGCTATGGTTTCACATGAGTCCGAGCGTTTGGCTGACGATCTCCAAATATACATTCCTCCGGGACGCCATCTCGGCAAGCAGGTCGTCATTGCTGAAGGTGTTAGCAAGACCATGGGGGACAAGCTTCTTGTGGAGGACATGAACTTTATCCTGCCTCCTAATGCTATTGTCGGTATCATTGGACCTAACGGTGCCGGTAAGTCTACACTCTTTAAGATGATTATTGGTGAGGAAAAGCCCGATTCAGGTGAAATGATCATCGGCCAGACTGTTGATATGGCCTACGCTGACCAGAATCGTGACTCTTTGATTCCCGGTAAAAGTGTATACGAGATCATCAGCGAAGGTGCTGAATTCATCAAGCTTGGCGAGCGTGACATAAATGCTCGGGCTTATTGTTCCAGGTTCAATTTCACTGGTTCAGACCAACAGAAGTCCGTTGACGTTCTCTCTGGAGGAGAGCGTAACCGAGTTCACATGGCCCAGATGCTTAAATCTGGTTCTAACGTGCTCTTGCTTGACGAACCTACTAATGACCTCGACGTGAACACTATGCGTGCCTTGGAGGACGGTCTTGAAAACTTTGCCGGCTGTGTGCTGGTTATTAGTCACGACCGCTGGTTCCTCGATCGTATCGCCACTCACATTATTGCTTTTGAAGGCGATTCTAAAGTTGTTTTCGTAGAAGGCAATTATAGTGACTACGTGCAGGATCGTAAGAAGCGTCTCGGCGTAGACGCCGATCAGCCTCATCGAATCAAATTTCGGAAGTTGACTCGGTAG
- a CDS encoding GGDEF domain-containing protein, which produces MTSSLLKKILNKRARASEGALMHMELPDQLLATKSLIPYQEQALILIAIKDYYILKEMYGEGFIEQLEFELKQNLNISLGGSNSEAIKVGPGELAFVVPQTSAPADIGYKYKINAQDALKKTMFRQTGLGIDLGMGYATVNYTDETNSKIHFNSGIDEARKMLRLPLNMKGLSIARRFNSILAQRMVSTLYQPILNFKSGNIIGWEALTRGPKGNSFHSPVILFETAEHLGRLFALEKLCRESAIANAGELKEGQKLFLNIHPKTMADPEFSPGKTLELMEQAGLSSDNVVFEITERHSVQEFELFYRTLDHYRNQGFKVAVDDAGAGYAGLTTIAELQPEYIKLDKSLIDQIHKDPVKRALVETTVTFADKIGSQIIAEGIETKEQAVCLKDIGVHCGQGYFLARPDKPKPNLTKECQELQSVNEVASKSITCSLPIGDLAKPPHSILPSHLVSDAQQFFKTNDRFSSIIVADNNIPRGLVMEYHLNRQLSSRYGIALYFRRPVETVMDNMPLIVDIDMPVEQVARKAMQRESLKAYDDIIVTRKGYLYGMVSVQDLLNAMAKIQVEMAKGTNPLTGLPGNVSIEQEVESRIAQERRFSIIYGDLDHFKVYNDTYGFKNGDQIIRLAADIMSWATKKHAGKNASLCHIGGDDFVLITSPDTVERICTSVIRCFGRLVKNCYCEEDRKRGWIEAKGRDGKKGRFPLVSISLGVIEICGQCSLMEIGERAAHIKKFAKSKPGNSVAMDRRPPLGSC; this is translated from the coding sequence ATGACGAGTTCTTTACTCAAAAAAATATTGAATAAGCGCGCACGCGCGAGTGAAGGGGCACTAATGCACATGGAATTACCTGATCAACTTTTGGCCACAAAAAGTCTTATTCCCTACCAAGAGCAAGCTCTCATTCTAATTGCCATAAAAGACTATTATATTCTGAAAGAAATGTACGGCGAAGGTTTCATAGAGCAACTTGAATTTGAACTTAAGCAGAACCTGAACATATCTCTTGGTGGTTCTAATAGCGAAGCTATTAAAGTTGGCCCTGGAGAACTTGCCTTTGTTGTGCCCCAGACTTCAGCCCCGGCGGATATTGGCTACAAGTACAAAATTAACGCCCAAGATGCTCTAAAGAAAACAATGTTCCGCCAAACGGGATTGGGAATTGATCTTGGCATGGGCTACGCGACTGTTAACTATACGGATGAGACAAACTCAAAAATACATTTCAATTCAGGTATTGATGAAGCTCGAAAAATGCTTCGTTTGCCTTTGAATATGAAAGGACTGTCTATAGCCAGGCGCTTCAATTCAATTTTAGCACAACGAATGGTCTCTACTCTTTATCAACCGATTCTCAATTTTAAATCCGGGAATATTATTGGATGGGAAGCTCTAACAAGAGGGCCCAAAGGTAATTCTTTTCATTCACCTGTCATTCTTTTCGAAACGGCTGAACACCTAGGGCGTCTATTTGCTTTAGAAAAACTTTGTCGAGAATCTGCAATTGCCAATGCCGGAGAGCTAAAAGAAGGTCAAAAACTATTCCTTAATATTCACCCCAAAACAATGGCTGACCCCGAGTTCTCCCCTGGCAAAACTTTAGAACTTATGGAGCAAGCTGGACTCTCTTCTGACAACGTCGTTTTCGAAATTACTGAACGCCATAGCGTCCAAGAGTTTGAATTATTTTACCGCACCTTAGACCACTATCGCAATCAAGGTTTTAAAGTTGCAGTAGATGATGCAGGAGCCGGATATGCAGGGTTAACGACTATTGCGGAACTCCAGCCAGAATATATTAAACTGGACAAATCATTAATTGATCAGATTCACAAAGACCCAGTTAAGCGCGCTCTAGTCGAAACTACTGTTACTTTTGCTGATAAAATAGGCTCACAAATTATTGCTGAAGGCATAGAAACCAAAGAACAAGCTGTTTGTCTAAAAGATATTGGTGTGCACTGTGGGCAAGGGTATTTTCTTGCTCGTCCAGACAAACCAAAGCCTAATTTGACTAAGGAATGTCAAGAACTCCAATCGGTAAATGAAGTTGCCAGCAAGTCCATAACCTGTTCTCTTCCAATCGGAGATCTCGCTAAACCGCCCCACTCAATTCTTCCTTCACATCTGGTCTCAGACGCACAACAGTTTTTTAAAACTAATGACAGGTTTTCCTCGATAATAGTAGCCGACAATAACATCCCACGTGGCCTAGTGATGGAATATCATTTGAATAGACAACTATCCTCACGATATGGGATTGCTTTATATTTTAGGCGTCCTGTTGAAACAGTCATGGATAATATGCCGCTAATCGTCGACATAGATATGCCAGTTGAGCAGGTAGCCCGCAAGGCGATGCAACGAGAATCACTCAAAGCATACGATGATATCATTGTAACCAGAAAAGGATATCTATACGGAATGGTATCCGTTCAGGATCTTCTGAATGCAATGGCCAAAATCCAAGTGGAAATGGCGAAAGGGACAAACCCTCTTACTGGTCTTCCCGGTAATGTCTCTATTGAGCAAGAAGTAGAAAGTCGGATAGCCCAAGAACGTCGTTTCAGTATAATTTACGGAGACTTGGACCATTTCAAAGTATATAATGACACTTATGGTTTCAAGAATGGAGATCAAATCATACGATTGGCCGCAGACATTATGAGTTGGGCCACTAAAAAACATGCAGGGAAAAATGCAAGTCTTTGTCACATAGGGGGGGATGATTTCGTGTTAATAACTTCCCCCGATACAGTTGAACGCATTTGCACATCAGTCATCCGATGTTTTGGTCGACTCGTCAAAAATTGTTATTGTGAAGAGGATCGTAAACGAGGGTGGATTGAAGCAAAGGGACGTGACGGAAAGAAAGGTCGATTTCCACTTGTTTCAATATCACTCGGGGTAATTGAAATATGTGGTCAATGTTCATTAATGGAAATAGGAGAACGCGCTGCCCATATTAAAAAATTCGCCAAGTCCAAACCTGGCAACTCAGTTGCAATGGATCGAAGACCACCTCTCGGCTCCTGCTAA